From the Wolbachia endosymbiont (group B) of Protocalliphora azurea genome, one window contains:
- a CDS encoding cell division protein FtsQ/DivIB produces MLNNVTRSQRSFLRKCAFMIITALFLTLVLYSSLDKITNRFNYYFTWCNDRLSSLLISNGFSIDKVTVTGNKFTNEQDILSLVDRTQPIMYVSLSKLTDNIQSVSEWIKHVRIYRILPNTLRIDVNEHKPFALWKDDNRTSVIDSEGKVIVDDYQIDNLVIIKGQNSLSNLKFIKDILERKTQLSDHISSCIYVGNRRWNIILDDSSTVKLPEDNPYSAWDYLSHLQNTTDFTFSNWSIIDMRVADKIFVKK; encoded by the coding sequence ATGTTGAACAATGTTACTAGAAGCCAAAGGAGTTTTTTGCGCAAGTGTGCTTTCATGATTATAACTGCACTTTTCCTTACACTAGTACTTTATAGTTCACTTGATAAAATAACAAATCGATTCAATTACTACTTTACTTGGTGTAACGATCGCTTATCGAGCTTATTAATTAGCAATGGATTTTCAATCGACAAAGTAACCGTTACTGGAAACAAATTTACAAATGAACAGGACATTCTAAGTTTAGTAGATAGAACACAACCTATCATGTATGTATCACTCTCAAAACTAACAGATAATATACAATCTGTAAGCGAATGGATAAAACATGTAAGAATTTATAGGATTTTACCCAACACCTTACGCATTGATGTAAATGAACACAAACCTTTTGCTCTTTGGAAAGATGATAACAGGACTTCAGTAATTGACTCTGAAGGTAAAGTAATCGTAGATGATTACCAGATAGATAACCTCGTTATAATCAAAGGACAAAATTCGTTATCAAATCTAAAATTCATTAAAGATATACTAGAGAGAAAAACTCAATTAAGTGATCATATTTCTTCTTGTATTTATGTAGGAAATAGAAGATGGAATATCATACTCGATGACAGTTCCACAGTAAAATTGCCTGAAGATAATCCTTATAGCGCATGGGATTATTTAAGCCACTTGCAAAATACAACCGACTTTACTTTTAGCAATTGGAGCATAATTGATATGCGTGTTGCTGATAAGATCTTTGTGAAGAAGTGA
- a CDS encoding D-alanine--D-alanine ligase produces MLMVPNIAILSGGFSCEREISLMSGKAVKKALDSLSYNAIEIDVDSNIAQKLKKTNPALAFIALHGPYGEDGCIQGLLEILGIKYTHSEVMASAVAMNKVMSKHIFHSLNIDTPRGYVISREDVLKNNIKVDYPYVLKPINEGSSIGVHMIFSHEDYLELKNNSSTIMEKMIIEEYIPGIELHTAVLLNEAIGTMEIRPKNKFYDYEAKYTDGFAEHIFPAKIPDNIYRMTLEHALKVHQFLGCKTVSRSDFRYNPQNNTLKMLEINTHPGFTELSLVPEIAKLTKGIDFNELIKIIVKDSLHHKNIRDQADVEQCY; encoded by the coding sequence GTGCTTATGGTTCCAAATATAGCAATTTTAAGTGGTGGATTTTCTTGCGAAAGAGAAATATCGCTTATGAGCGGAAAAGCAGTAAAGAAGGCGCTTGATAGCCTTTCATATAATGCAATAGAAATAGATGTTGATAGCAATATTGCTCAAAAGCTTAAAAAAACTAATCCCGCTCTTGCTTTTATTGCTCTACATGGACCTTATGGTGAAGATGGCTGTATTCAAGGTTTACTGGAGATTTTAGGTATAAAATATACACACTCAGAAGTTATGGCTTCGGCTGTTGCTATGAATAAAGTGATGTCAAAGCATATATTCCATTCTCTTAATATCGACACTCCAAGAGGTTATGTAATTAGTCGAGAAGATGTGCTAAAAAATAATATTAAAGTTGATTATCCGTACGTCTTAAAACCGATTAACGAAGGCTCAAGCATTGGAGTACACATGATTTTCTCACATGAGGATTACTTAGAGCTGAAAAATAACAGTTCTACTATAATGGAAAAGATGATCATAGAAGAATACATACCGGGTATAGAGTTACATACTGCTGTGTTGCTGAATGAAGCAATTGGCACTATGGAAATACGACCAAAAAATAAATTCTATGATTATGAAGCAAAGTATACAGATGGATTTGCAGAACATATATTTCCTGCTAAAATTCCTGACAACATATATAGAATGACCTTGGAACACGCACTAAAAGTTCATCAATTTTTAGGATGCAAAACTGTTTCCCGCTCAGACTTCCGTTATAATCCCCAAAATAACACTTTAAAAATGCTTGAGATTAATACACATCCTGGCTTTACTGAATTATCGTTAGTACCAGAAATTGCAAAATTGACAAAAGGAATTGATTTTAATGAATTAATTAAAATTATTGTCAAAGACAGTTTACACCACAAGAATATTAGAGATCAAGCCGATGTTGAACAATGTTACTAG
- a CDS encoding ankyrin repeat domain-containing protein, which yields MFLICSISNGIWYELYESNHIGFYKNLIQLSVGYAYLGKKGASQELKNMQELQERRIGLNHLGTTQKMSTESERKKCLEKEIEKKSFLPQSKVIDFAVGNTLYEDSVNLYCRNSISFLHYVVTASSDIIEYLTDKWANMNLKFSSLLNIIPSLLERGACINLQDKRGRGVLHYAVIAGHLNIVKYFVEKGANVNLQDRNGVSPLEYAVIAGRLDIIEYLLEQGATMNLEYKDLLRYCIAIHDQNVKAQSIMSSGPCSSDLKVQSHRKQQKTTIHLGKSKKRRLENTSAISKENTPNIQLLQDNVSDTSMQFEDLDHRMQGDICNKLEEKVNSQLENSDSQQLVDNRYWCMQ from the coding sequence ATGTTTCTTATTTGTTCGATTAGTAATGGAATTTGGTATGAGTTGTATGAAAGCAATCATATAGGTTTTTATAAAAATCTTATACAATTATCTGTTGGGTATGCCTATCTTGGAAAAAAAGGGGCATCACAAGAACTTAAAAACATGCAAGAGTTACAGGAGAGAAGAATAGGGTTAAATCATCTTGGTACTACACAAAAAATGTCTACTGAAAGTGAAAGAAAAAAATGTTTAGAAAAGGAAATAGAGAAAAAATCATTTCTTCCACAATCCAAAGTAATTGATTTTGCTGTTGGTAATACTTTATATGAAGATAGTGTAAATCTATATTGTAGAAACAGTATAAGCTTTTTACACTATGTTGTCACTGCTAGCTCAGATATTATTGAATACCTTACAGATAAATGGGCTAATATGAATCTAAAATTCAGTAGTCTCTTAAATATTATTCCTAGCCTTTTAGAGCGAGGAGCTTGCATAAATCTACAAGATAAGCGTGGTAGGGGGGTTCTGCACTATGCTGTTATTGCTGGTCACCTAAATATTGTTAAATACTTTGTAGAAAAAGGAGCTAATGTAAATCTACAGGATAGAAATGGTGTTAGTCCTCTAGAATACGCTGTTATCGCTGGTCGCTTAGATATTATTGAATACCTTTTAGAGCAAGGGGCTACTATGAATCTAGAATACAAAGATCTTTTGCGTTATTGTATTGCTATTCATGACCAAAATGTTAAAGCGCAATCAATTATGTCCTCAGGCCCTTGTTCTTCAGACTTAAAAGTGCAATCACATAGAAAACAACAGAAGACAACTATACATTTAGGTAAGTCTAAGAAAAGAAGATTAGAAAATACAAGTGCAATATCTAAGGAAAATACGCCGAATATACAACTGCTTCAAGATAACGTATCAGACACATCAATGCAATTTGAAGATCTTGATCATAGAATGCAAGGTGACATTTGTAATAAGTTAGAGGAAAAAGTTAATAGTCAATTGGAAAATAGTGACTCACAGCAGTTAGTTGACAATAGGTACTGGTGCATGCAATAA
- a CDS encoding ferredoxin family protein, which translates to MTHFVTDKCIKCKYTDCVEVCPVDCFYEGKNMLVINPDECIDCGVCIPECPVDAIVTDDSIKDILELDEGLLNNEQKIFKSFYNINVEYSQKWPNITAKKQPLDTAEEYKEKKDKTAYFDENLGS; encoded by the coding sequence ATGACGCATTTTGTTACAGATAAATGCATAAAATGTAAATATACAGACTGTGTGGAAGTATGTCCCGTTGACTGCTTTTATGAAGGTAAAAATATGCTCGTGATTAACCCAGATGAGTGTATTGATTGTGGAGTGTGTATACCTGAATGTCCAGTAGATGCAATTGTAACTGATGATTCCATAAAAGATATTCTAGAGCTAGATGAAGGCTTACTGAATAATGAACAAAAAATCTTTAAATCATTTTACAATATAAACGTAGAATATTCGCAAAAATGGCCAAACATTACAGCTAAAAAGCAACCCCTAGATACAGCAGAAGAGTATAAAGAAAAAAAGGATAAGACAGCTTATTTTGATGAAAATTTAGGGTCATAG
- the dprA gene encoding DNA-processing protein DprA, producing MKINKLNNEELEIWLSLARTVGPVKFFSILRACGSLYEVLKYLNKLTNKDYGIQNAREEIKNAEKIGAKITPACDPDYPDILRNISGFPPVITTLGDVSLLSREIIAIIGGRNSSMNGRNFANKLALDLSQAGFIIISGLARGIDTAANSVIYKNYPTIAVTASGIDVVYPRENFDLYKKITENGGLVMTELPFATKPKPQYFPQRNRIISGLSLGVVVIEASKRSGSLITADFALNQGREVFAVSGFPLDSRCSGSNYLIKNGAKLIESADDIIESIRFSLPPQQKNLFNVEHYAVNQKQEKLQQAKYVIVDHINSVPVDIDELILASGLSANIALMALLELELENKIERSPGNKISLIF from the coding sequence ATGAAGATAAATAAATTAAATAACGAAGAATTAGAAATATGGCTAAGCTTGGCTAGAACTGTGGGACCAGTAAAGTTCTTTAGTATACTTAGAGCATGTGGGTCGCTATATGAAGTGCTTAAATATCTTAATAAGTTGACTAACAAGGATTATGGAATTCAAAATGCACGAGAAGAAATTAAGAATGCAGAAAAAATTGGAGCTAAAATAACACCAGCATGTGATCCAGATTACCCTGACATTTTAAGGAATATCTCTGGTTTTCCTCCTGTAATAACTACACTTGGTGATGTATCATTATTAAGTCGTGAGATAATTGCAATAATCGGTGGACGTAATTCTTCAATGAATGGAAGAAATTTTGCCAATAAGTTGGCACTCGATTTAAGCCAAGCTGGTTTCATCATAATTTCTGGGCTTGCAAGAGGGATTGATACTGCAGCAAACAGTGTAATATACAAAAATTACCCCACTATTGCTGTTACAGCAAGCGGAATTGACGTAGTATACCCAAGAGAAAATTTTGATCTATACAAAAAAATTACTGAAAATGGCGGATTAGTAATGACTGAGCTTCCATTTGCTACTAAACCAAAACCTCAGTATTTTCCTCAAAGGAATCGAATTATATCTGGTCTATCGCTGGGTGTTGTAGTGATTGAAGCATCGAAACGTTCTGGCTCTCTAATAACAGCAGATTTTGCTTTAAATCAAGGGAGAGAGGTATTTGCAGTTTCTGGTTTCCCTCTAGATTCACGCTGTAGTGGTAGTAATTATTTAATTAAAAACGGTGCTAAGCTTATCGAATCCGCTGATGACATAATAGAGAGTATTAGGTTTAGTTTACCTCCGCAGCAAAAAAACCTATTTAATGTTGAGCACTATGCTGTTAACCAAAAACAAGAAAAATTGCAACAGGCAAAATATGTTATAGTTGATCATATTAACTCTGTACCTGTTGATATAGATGAACTTATATTAGCAAGCGGACTTTCTGCCAACATAGCTCTAATGGCTCTTTTAGAACTAGAGTTGGAAAACAAAATAGAGCGTTCTCCGGGGAATAAAATATCATTAATTTTCTAG
- a CDS encoding ankyrin repeat domain-containing protein — translation MVLDKNKYTNSVLESDISSRSSQSSEHEGKDDDIIKLQNENNQNKKKKAKKYHQVQGVKPQLSLEDSTNRKHNSKKPHNEKREQNQGNDQEKEPLKKNKELLNVICKDNITQFKRMDISQYSEEEIFILALEKNSFKIIELLIKNKDASKNSNFLAGKENIIFLQAVEKGCTSLVKFLLKHGADVNTRNDMEYTPLHLAVRENHQTIITILLDFDKTDVNAKDLAKMTPLYLAAANGRAEIVKDLLESKKADVNAKCMNNMTSLHIASYGGKRNVVKLLLNHGADVNAMTQKGLTSLHCAAEKGHTDIVDLLLADPNINVGSIKAASINKENKEGKEKFSQKLRQDYNLFQKVKEASNEKDKGKLDELLVEIEELLESKNKHGFKPSLNYSPDGNNENTTIEIAIQAGGKLLDLLYAYAKKNIGTDTEIFKRLKHAKENSQSKRDLCDVSVLKHSTPDQGFLFSNG, via the coding sequence TTGGTATTAGATAAGAACAAGTATACAAATTCAGTGTTAGAGAGTGATATAAGTTCTAGGTCTTCACAAAGCTCAGAACATGAAGGAAAAGATGATGATATTATCAAGCTTCAGAATGAAAATAATCAAAATAAAAAGAAGAAAGCTAAAAAATATCATCAAGTTCAAGGGGTAAAACCACAGCTTTCTTTAGAAGATAGTACTAATAGAAAACACAATAGCAAAAAGCCTCATAATGAAAAGCGTGAACAGAACCAAGGTAATGATCAGGAGAAGGAACCATTAAAGAAAAATAAGGAGTTACTGAATGTAATATGTAAAGATAATATAACACAATTTAAAAGAATGGATATATCCCAATATAGTGAAGAAGAAATATTCATTTTAGCTTTAGAAAAAAATAGTTTTAAAATAATTGAGTTATTAATCAAAAATAAAGATGCTTCGAAAAACTCTAACTTTTTGGCTGGAAAGGAAAATATTATTTTCTTACAAGCAGTAGAAAAAGGTTGTACAAGTCTAGTAAAATTTCTTCTAAAGCATGGAGCTGATGTTAATACTCGGAATGATATGGAGTATACTCCTTTACATTTGGCGGTGCGAGAAAATCATCAAACTATAATTACAATTCTTCTAGATTTCGATAAAACTGATGTTAACGCTAAGGATCTGGCAAAGATGACTCCTTTATATTTGGCAGCAGCAAATGGTCGAGCTGAGATAGTAAAAGATCTTCTAGAGTCCAAGAAAGCTGATGTCAACGCTAAGTGCATGAACAATATGACTTCTTTACATATTGCATCGTATGGAGGTAAGAGGAATGTAGTTAAACTGCTTCTGAATCATGGAGCTGATGTTAATGCTATGACTCAAAAAGGTCTTACTTCTTTACATTGTGCAGCAGAAAAGGGTCACACAGATATAGTTGATCTTCTGCTTGCTGACCCAAATATTAATGTTGGTTCTATAAAAGCTGCATCTATTAACAAGGAAAATAAAGAAGGCAAAGAAAAATTTTCTCAAAAATTGCGACAGGATTATAATTTGTTTCAAAAGGTAAAAGAAGCATCAAATGAAAAGGATAAGGGTAAGCTAGATGAATTGCTTGTAGAGATAGAAGAATTACTGGAATCAAAAAATAAACATGGTTTCAAACCAAGCTTAAACTACTCTCCAGATGGTAATAATGAAAATACGACTATTGAAATTGCTATTCAAGCTGGTGGAAAGTTATTAGATCTTTTATATGCTTATGCTAAGAAGAATATAGGTACAGACACTGAAATATTTAAACGACTCAAACATGCTAAAGAAAACTCTCAGTCTAAGAGAGATCTTTGTGATGTTTCTGTTTTAAAACATTCTACTCCAGATCAAGGCTTTTTGTTTAGTAATGGTTAA
- a CDS encoding IS630 family transposase (programmed frameshift): MALRSKLLDEKVVNLAKEMLKKVRNNAYVSKKLQAVIAGKESSISAVARICKISRTALTEWIKHLKFGRVERLFAPSQRRRKSKLKKNQREQIEIWVERNPNITIKEVQIKISEEFGLNISKSTVHREIQRMKFSYITPRPMHHKQDKNKQEEFKKYFNKIVNSHPEKEVFFDESRFGTHSKIGHGWFKKGVRTQVKMKIGRQNFYIYSAVNPRSGKKISLLAPYVNTDCMNIFLEQMSKDLGTKKAFLVMDCASWHRSKSLKFQENITIIYLPPYSPELNPVERLWQYIKYNTLRNRVYDTIGLLADVLCNFIVSISSTTIKRVCNVSYLFD; encoded by the exons ATGGCATTAAGGTCAAAACTATTAGACGAAAAAGTTGTAAATTTGGCGAAAGAAATGTTAAAAAAGGTCAGAAATAACGCATATGTTTCAAAAAAGTTACAAGCGGTGATAGCAGGAAAAGAAAGTAGTATAAGCGCTGTGGCAAGAATATGTAAAATTTCAAGGACTGCTTTGACTGAATGGATAAAGCATCTAAAATTTGGTAGAGTAGAAAGATTATTTGCCCCGTCTCAGCGGCGAAGAAAAAGCAAATTAAAGAAAAATCAACGTGAGCAAATTGAAATATGGGTAGAAAGAAATCCAAATATTACTATTAAGGAAGTGCAGATAAAAATCTCAGAGGAATTTGGCCTAAACATTAGCAAATCAACAGTGCACCGTGAGATACAAAGGATGAAATTTTCTTATATAACACCGAGGCCAATGCACCATAAACAAGATAAAAACAAGCAAGAAGAGTTTAAAAAATACTTCAATAAAATAGTCAATTCCCACCCTGAAAAAGAGGTG TTTTTTGATGAATCACGATTTGGAACTCATTCAAAAATCGGACACGGATGGTTTAAAAAAGGGGTCAGAACGCAGGTTAAAATGAAAATTGGTAGACAAAATTTCTATATCTACAGTGCGGTAAATCCAAGAAGTGGTAAGAAAATCAGCCTACTTGCTCCATATGTAAACACTGATTGTATGAATATATTTCTGGAGCAGATGTCGAAAGATTTAGGCACGAAAAAAGCCTTTCTTGTAATGGATTGTGCAAGTTGGCATAGATCAAAAAGTTTGAAATTTCAGGAAAACATTACCATTATATACTTGCCTCCTTATTCACCGGAACTGAATCCTGTTGAGAGGTTGTGGCAATATATCAAATACAATACTTTACGTAACAGAGTCTACGATACCATAGGCTTACTTGCAGATGTTCTGTGTAATTTTATTGTCAGTATTTCCAGC